In Comamonas sp. lk, the following proteins share a genomic window:
- a CDS encoding FadD3 family acyl-CoA ligase → MSNNKQNQTALTLPGMLADVARRFASRAAVMENGRTITYQELQALSRQAARAFMSLGVQSGDRVALWAPNLSEWIIAACGVHAAGGVLVPLNTRMKGAEAADILERSRAKVLVSVGDFLNNYYPDLLAGLRPSSLQHVVVLGDKLLPSADLNWLQFMARAESTGAEAQLQREAQIGPDDTADLMFTSGTTGRPKGVMAAHRPTILAFQAWSDVVGLTEGSRYLIVNPFFHTFGYKAGWVAALLQGATVYPEQVFDAEAILRRIESDRISFMPGPPTLFLSMLAHPKLKEFDLSSLKASVTGASTVPPILIRRMREELGIGNVTTAYGLTECGGCATLCDPSDDVKTVATTCGKALPGTEVRCVDELGNTVPVGQAGEVLLRGYHIMQGYFEDAKATEETIDADGWLHTGDVGVLDERGYLRITDRLKDMFIVGGFNCYPAEIERMLADHPDVAQVAVLGVEDERMGEVGCACVVARNGVTLDKDAFTSWCRANMANYKVPRFVLQMDSLPVNASNKVQKRDLQLLVKSLLAQPVEQTA, encoded by the coding sequence ATGTCGAATAACAAACAGAATCAGACTGCCTTGACCTTGCCTGGCATGCTGGCCGATGTGGCCCGGCGCTTTGCCAGCCGTGCTGCCGTGATGGAAAACGGTCGCACCATCACTTATCAGGAGCTGCAGGCGCTGAGCCGCCAAGCGGCGCGGGCTTTCATGAGTCTGGGTGTTCAATCCGGCGACCGTGTGGCCTTGTGGGCTCCAAACCTGAGCGAATGGATCATCGCTGCCTGCGGTGTGCATGCCGCAGGTGGTGTGCTGGTCCCGCTGAATACCCGCATGAAGGGGGCAGAAGCCGCGGATATTCTGGAACGCAGCCGCGCCAAGGTGCTGGTGAGCGTGGGCGACTTTCTGAACAACTACTACCCCGATCTGCTGGCAGGCCTGCGCCCCTCTTCGCTGCAGCATGTGGTGGTGCTGGGCGACAAGCTGCTGCCCAGCGCAGACCTGAACTGGTTGCAGTTCATGGCCCGGGCTGAGAGCACGGGCGCCGAGGCCCAGCTGCAGCGTGAAGCCCAGATCGGGCCGGATGATACGGCCGATCTGATGTTCACTTCGGGCACCACGGGCCGCCCCAAGGGTGTGATGGCCGCGCATCGCCCCACCATCCTGGCGTTCCAGGCCTGGTCGGATGTGGTGGGCTTGACCGAAGGCAGCCGCTACCTCATCGTCAATCCCTTCTTTCACACCTTCGGCTACAAGGCCGGATGGGTGGCCGCTTTGCTGCAAGGTGCAACGGTGTATCCGGAGCAGGTGTTTGATGCCGAGGCCATTTTGCGTCGCATCGAGTCGGACCGCATCAGCTTCATGCCTGGGCCGCCTACGCTGTTCCTGTCCATGCTGGCCCATCCCAAGCTCAAGGAGTTTGATCTGAGCTCGCTCAAGGCCTCGGTGACCGGTGCTTCGACCGTGCCGCCCATTCTCATTCGTCGCATGCGCGAAGAGCTGGGTATTGGCAATGTGACTACCGCCTACGGCCTGACCGAGTGCGGCGGCTGTGCCACCTTGTGCGACCCGTCCGACGACGTGAAAACGGTGGCCACGACCTGCGGCAAGGCCTTGCCCGGCACCGAGGTGCGTTGCGTGGATGAGCTGGGCAATACCGTGCCTGTGGGCCAGGCCGGCGAGGTGCTGCTGCGTGGCTATCACATCATGCAAGGCTATTTCGAGGATGCAAAAGCCACCGAAGAAACCATCGATGCCGACGGCTGGCTGCACACCGGCGATGTGGGCGTGCTGGACGAGCGCGGCTATCTGCGCATTACCGACCGTTTGAAGGATATGTTCATTGTCGGTGGCTTTAATTGCTACCCGGCCGAAATTGAACGCATGCTGGCCGACCACCCCGATGTGGCGCAGGTTGCCGTGCTGGGGGTGGAGGATGAGCGCATGGGCGAAGTGGGCTGTGCCTGCGTTGTGGCCCGCAATGGCGTGACGCTGGACAAGGACGCGTTCACCTCCTGGTGCCGCGCCAATATGGCGAACTACAAGGTGCCGCGCTTTGTGTTGCAGATGGATTCGCTACCCGTCAACGCTTCCAACAAGGTGCAAAAGCGCGATCTGCAGCTGCTTGTCAAGTCCCTGCTTGCGCAGCCTGTGGAGCAGACGGCTTGA
- a CDS encoding ferredoxin--NADP reductase has protein sequence MSSEATATATRYHPLRVRAVIEETHDTKSIEFDVPQALAEQFRYRPGQFLTLRLPIEGRYVPRCYSMSSAPALDDALRVTVKRVHRGRGSNWVCDKVRVGDTIELMPPSGLFSPSNLGQDFLLMAGGSGITPVFSILRTVLKQHQGKVVLFYANRDERSVIFKRDLQQLAADYPERLQIVHWLDSIQGPPSLLQIAAWAKPWVASSGQAFICGPGPFMDAAQAALLQAGMQEAQVHVERFVSLPDEETLQQMQAQDAANPVTAAVDEALVQLRLDGEEYEFTCSGTETILEAGLRAGINVPFSCQAGMCASCMCQVQDGTVHLRHNEVLDAKDLSKKWTLACQSIPTSEKLRVKFPE, from the coding sequence ATGAGCAGTGAAGCCACAGCAACCGCAACACGCTATCACCCGCTGCGCGTGCGCGCGGTGATCGAAGAGACGCATGACACCAAATCGATTGAGTTCGATGTGCCTCAGGCACTGGCGGAGCAGTTTCGCTATCGTCCGGGTCAGTTTCTGACGCTGCGACTGCCAATAGAAGGCCGTTATGTGCCGCGCTGCTATTCCATGTCCAGCGCACCTGCGCTTGACGATGCCTTGCGCGTCACCGTCAAGCGTGTCCATCGCGGTCGGGGTTCCAACTGGGTGTGCGACAAGGTTCGTGTGGGCGACACCATTGAGTTGATGCCGCCATCGGGTCTGTTCTCGCCCAGCAATCTGGGCCAGGACTTCCTGCTCATGGCTGGCGGCAGCGGCATTACGCCGGTGTTCTCCATCTTGCGTACCGTGCTCAAGCAGCATCAGGGCAAGGTCGTGCTGTTCTATGCCAACCGCGATGAGCGCTCGGTCATCTTCAAGCGGGACTTGCAACAGTTGGCCGCCGATTATCCAGAGCGTCTGCAAATCGTGCACTGGCTGGATTCCATACAAGGCCCACCTTCGCTGCTGCAGATCGCTGCCTGGGCCAAGCCCTGGGTTGCCAGCTCCGGACAGGCCTTTATTTGCGGGCCGGGCCCTTTTATGGATGCAGCGCAAGCCGCTTTGCTTCAGGCTGGCATGCAGGAGGCTCAGGTGCATGTGGAGCGCTTTGTCTCTCTGCCCGATGAAGAGACCTTGCAGCAAATGCAGGCGCAGGATGCGGCAAACCCGGTTACGGCAGCAGTGGACGAGGCCCTGGTGCAACTGCGTCTGGATGGCGAGGAATACGAGTTCACTTGCAGCGGTACCGAAACCATTCTGGAAGCCGGTCTGCGTGCGGGTATCAATGTTCCCTTCTCCTGCCAGGCCGGCATGTGCGCTTCATGCATGTGTCAGGTGCAGGACGGTACGGTACATCTGCGCCACAACGAAGTGCTGGATGCCAAGGATCTGTCCAAGAAATGGACGCTGGCCTGCCAATCCATTCCCACCAGCGAGAAGCTGCGCGTCAAATTTCCGGAGTAA